The window TATTACTTGGGTATAAGGGTGCCATTCCACTGTTATTATGTGTGTtgtgatattgtctgggcggagttataagggtggctattaaaaggagcgataagggtggctatatgagtgataagggtggctataagagtgataagggtagctattgatattgtcagggcggagggataagggtggctattataggagtgataagggtggctataggagagataagggtggctattgtcagggatgatatgtgatggtgTGGGGGCATTGTGTTGGTAATTGTTATGTGATGATGAGGGGATATTGTGCTGGtaatatatatgttgtattatgaatttcttgtgagTTCTTTTACATATTGtacaatttattttataaattcagtaaatttgataatagtcagatatatgttgaaattgtgagcttGTGAATATTGTCGGGCAGATTATGATATGGGCACAATGTACCGGGGAAATATGATGAATTTATTATTGGCATGTGGGTTGTCCGTAAGGTTATAATATGAAATATGTGCATGAGGTGCCGTGGTTATATAATTAaaatgatattggcacgtgaattttTCGTGCAGTCGTGATATGAAATATGagcacgaggtgccatgagtaaatgatgatgatattggcacgtgagttgtccgtagggttgtgatagaaatattgGCACAAGGTGCaatggaaatatgaaaatgggctgagacccgtattttatgatttgaaatgaggtgtcacatgatgacttttattgaaagaattatattcgaaaaatattgtttgaaagaatttttattcgaaagatatttatttggaagaattatattcggaagatatttgttgaaagaattatattaggaagatatttgtttgaaagaattttttaaaaagatatatatttgaaggaagtatattcgaaatatatttatcgGAAAATATTATATCCTAAAGATTACTATTGGGaagatttataggcgaaagattaatatttgaagaatttgattaATTGGGcatacttgtattcattatttgttgagcaatatatATAGTATTCTTGTTTCTCTGTTGTTTATATCattggttgattattgttgccatcattgttagtTGTTTCCTATTACTTTTTTACGCTATATGgaacaggttattagactagcgagtgtcttgactgtaccttgtcactactccaccgaggttagtcttgatatttactgggtaccgctgtgatgtactcatactatacttctatatatttttttatgtacagagctaggtattggagatataggactcggacagagttagagtgtgatcgcaaggattcaaggtagagctgcttggttgtcGCACTTAGTGTCTTTCCCTTTTATCGTACTGTCAATTATTATTCGAGCAGTATTGTATCTTTAATTTCCTTCaaatcatttcatgtattcagttagagttcgtgactctgtactaccagtcttgggaggttgtatctttatttccattgttgatttcgattataaaaaaaatggcttggATTGTTATTATATTCGGCTTACTTAGTTTTAAaaactaagtgccatcacgacaattatggtgggattttgggtcgtgacatgtagcACATAGATTAATGTGTCTATTAGCATATTGTTTGAGCCCATTGATGTTGGACTATTGTGCTTATTAGCTCAGAGTAGCATCCCGTTTCTTTCCACGAGCGGGCGGTCATTGCATTAGATTAGACTTCTTTGGTGCCATTCCTGTGAATGAAACATTGTGTGAGTGGGTGAAATAACATAGGAATCACATTGAGACAAAAGCAGTGAAATATGTACCTTATGCGAtgggttatgcgatcgcataactactatgcggtccgcaaaccCATCGCAGATGTGCAAAACACAGAAGGCAAAAATGATTATGCGATTGCAAAAGCGACCACATATTTAGTTATGTGACGGCAAAGTGGTCGCATTTCTTCTTACCGGATGAGTTAAAGGTTTGTCTCTATTTGCGCAAcatatgcggaccacataagTGGTTTGAGATCACAAACATGATCGTATAATATTTTTGCAGTAGACCACCTATGGGACTTTTGCGATAACTTTGCGAACCGCAAATCAATGTGCCTCGTCACTCACATGTTCTTCACAACATAGGTAAATCACACTCATATGCCTTCCTAAGGTTACTCAATTAGATCCCCCCATTGTGGTCATAGGCCAATCAGACGATTTAAGAGGAaaggggtactcagacttcccctattttatttcctcaacaataacccacacagTCACTCAACCAAATCCTCACCATGATGCATCCGTAATCATAGGGAAGTAAGGGATTAAGGGAACGACCACAGAGCTCAGAATTCAGGAAGGAGCATGAATCGCAATTACGAGAGGGAGAAGAAAATTATACCAGAAGTTGGGCAAGATAATGCAAGTCTGAAATGCTTCATATGAGTTTGTGATTCCTTTCTTGGTGAGCAATTTTCTTTGtgatcttttcatttttctttctttgcttgtaattttttttgttttcttttgatgttgtttcaGTGTTAGTGTGTGAGAAGAGTGAGGATATAAATGCGGAAGGTTAAGGTTTTTGTACCTGCCGAGTTTGCGGCGCATAAGTCAATCGCACAACACATTATGCGATGGCATATGTGTTGTGCGATGCACTAATGATTGGGCAGCCCAAACTAACTTTGTGATGCATTATGCGCTCGCAAAGTTATTATGCAGGCCGCATAAGTGAAAAACGTACAACATTTTTGAACACCAATTGGCCAATTTTTCTGCTTGTGTCTGCGATAACTATGCGGTTCGCATAGTCAGTATGCAACCGCATAGTTGTCGCCAAATCCGGACCTTTCTTTCCTTAATTTTCCTCAACATTAGGAACCTATTCATGATATTTTGGACTACCTGCACTCTAACACACACGTCAAACTTCTCAACACTATCAACTAAACTACATAAATGAAAAACTAACAAAAGAgtgttaccacacatgggtttcctcccaataagcgcttgatttaacgtcgcgacacgacgcagtTGACCCCATTTGGGCTAATCATTGGTGGGGACTGTTTTTGGACTATCCTTTAGAGCGAATTGTTCTATCAAATGCCTTTCTCCTGTGGTACCGAGATAATGATTTACTCATTGACCATTCACTTTGAAAGTTTGAGTTCCATCCTCCGACTCTAGTTCAATAGCATTATAGGGGGACACACTCACAACTTTGAACGGGCCAGACCATTTGGACTTGAGTTTTCCCGGAAATAACTTGAGTCTTGAATTGAAGAGTAAGACTAGGTCACCAAAATTGAATTCCAGCTTTAAGATCTTCTTTTCATGGACAAACTTTATTCTCTCCTTGTACATGGATGCACTCTCATAGGCATGGTGACGGAATTCCTCCATCTCATTGAGTTGTGTCATTCTTGGATTAGCAGCATTGGCCCagtcaagattcaacttcttcaaTGACCACaaggctttgtgttcaagctccacTAACAAGTGACACATCTTGCCAAAAACCAACCAGTATGGTGAAGTGCCAATATGAGTCTTAAATAATGTGCGATATGCCCACAACGCATCATATAGCTTCCTTGACCAGTCGGTCTtgtttgcattgacagtttttgCTAGGATGTTTTTGATTTCCCTATTAGAAACTTCGACCTGACCAGTCGACTGAGGATGATAAGATGTGGCCACCTTGTGCTTTATGCCATACCTTTCAAGAAGCCCGGTGAAAGCGTTGTTGTAGAAGTGCGAACCACCATCACTCAAGATGGCCCTAGGGTACCAAACCgcgtgaatatgttcttcttaaAGAATGCGGTCACACtccttgcttcattgttgggaaaGGCGATTGCCTTAAACCATTTGGAGATGTATTCCATATCCACCAATATGTAGGTCATGCcataagaactcacaaaagggcccatAAAGTCTATCCCTCACACATCAAAGATCTTGACCTCCATCACAAAATTTATAGGCATCTCATGTCTTTTAGATATTGACCCTTGTCTTTGACATTGATCGCATGCCTTCACCATTTGATCTATATCTTGGTAGATTAATGACTAGTAGTAGCCACAATCAAACACTTTTGCCGCTGTCCGGTTCCCTCCATGATGATCTCCAACTGGGCTGTCATTGCATGCCTTGAGAATTGGCATTACCTCATCTTCTGGAATACACCACCAAATGACAGTGTCAAGATGTTCTTGCTCAGTCACCGTGTAATTCATTTGAGCGCCATTGAGTGTCTTGCTTGGATAGATAACAGGATGAAGGATTGTGTTATGTCGTTGACCAAGCACTTCCCCAATAACTACAccactagcgtcacacatgagttcaaatggaAGAGATGAATggggtgtgacaataataggtgtcgtggtgagattttctttcaattactcaAAAGCATTTAGAAAGTTATCATCAAATACAAACTTTGCATCTTTTTTAAGGAGCTTTCACATGGGAtttgcaatttttgagaagtcctTGATAAAAATCCTATAAAACCTGGTGTGCCCCAAAAAGCTTCGGACACCTTTTAATGAAGTGGGTGGAGGAAGCATGGAATTGATTTTGATCTTTGCACAATCAACCTCTATGCCTCATTTggaaattttgtgacccaacaaaATGCCCTcgtccaccatgaagtggcatttctcctaGTTTAGCACAaggtttgtttcttcacatcttttgAGAATAAGACAATGCTCAAAGGAATCACCCACTACAGAAAAGTCATCCATAAACACCTCTAAGAAATCATCCACCATGTCTGAGAAGACTGACATCATGCACTGTTGGAAAGTATCTGGGGCATTGCATAGCCCAAATGGCATATGGATAAAGGCAAATGTCCTATATGTGCATGTGAATGTTAtcttctcttgatcttccaaTGCGATATTGATTTGGTTATAGCCGGAATATCCATCCAAAAAGTAATAGAATGACCTTCCCGCTAGCCTATCaagtatttaattaataaaagGCATCGGGAAATGTCCTTGCAAGTAGCACTATTTAGCctccggtagtccatgcaaactCTCCATCCGGTCACTGTTCTCGTTGGGATGagctcattttggtcattttcaatcacggtcatgcctcctttcttcggcacacattgcaccggactcACCCAAGAACTATTGGCAATGGGGTAGACTACCTCGATATCTAACCAtttgatgatttctttctttaccacctcttgcatgAAAGAGCTTAACCTTCTTTGATGCTTTACGCTTGGTTTGCTCTCTTGCTTCAATTGTATCTTGTGTTCACAAATTCCGGCGGGAATTCCTCGGATGTCCGCTattgtccacccaatagcttgtTTGTGCTCCCTTAAGACATTCATAAGTTGTTCTACTTTCACATCATTAAACATAGAAGAAACGATTAACGATAGTGTCATTAGAGCTAAGAAATGTATACCTCAAGTGCGGTGGAAGTGGTTTGAGTTCAAGTTGCGGCAACTCAATAATTGAAGGCTTGGCGGGAGGAGTGACTATTCGCTAAGTCAAGGGAAATTTTTTTTGGAGCATAAGTGTAGGATCCAAGTCCTTctaattcatttaccaattcatGTACCCCTCCATGTCTTCACGgtcaaattttaccaaaatagcTGCCAATGCCTCACCAAGGCATTGTTCTTCCATCTTCATTTCAACTATGTCTTCTACCTCATCAACAACATCAATGACTGAGATGCTTTCATATTCATGTGGCAACTTCATATCATTGCTCGCTTGGAAGGTAACCTCTTAGTCATTAACTCGAAACTTGATCTCATTTTGTTCTAAATCTATAAGTGCTCTTTCGGTATCCATAAATGGTCTCCCCAAGATGATGGGTATTTCTTTGTCAATAGTACAATAAAGGATTAGAAAGTCGGTGGGGAGCATGAACTTTCCCACTTTCACAATAAGATCATCAACAATCCCCACCGGTCTCTTTATTGAatgatcggccatttgcaacctcatacttGTAGGCCTTGGCATACCTAACCCCTCTTGCTTGTAAATATCAAGAGTCATTAAATTGATGCTAGCCCCATTATCACAAAGAGCTCTTGCAAAATCGCACGTCCCAATAATGTATGGAATCGTTAAAGCTCCCGggtcttctttcttttgaacGGTGGTTGTTGTAATGATGAAAATAATCCGAtgagtcacattcaccacttcattaTTGGTGGTTTTATTTTTGGTGATCAAGTCTTTCAAATGCTTGGCAAAACCCggcatctcttgaaatgcttccacaaatggaTATTCACCGATAATTGCTTGAGAATGTCATAGAACCTTTCAAGTTTGCTATCATTAACCTTCCTAGCAAGTCTTTGAGGAGGAGGTCTAGGAATTGGTGGTAGAGTTTTTGGTGCCTCTTTCACCTTTTTCTTACCCTCTTCCCGGTTCACTTCTTGAGCTTTTACCTCTTCTGGGACCTTTTGAACTTCAACAACACTTGGCACCTCACTTTGTGTCTCAACTTCTTGTTCGAAATCTTCCACTTCTACCATTTGTTCATTATCTCCTTGAAGTACTCTCCCACTTCGAGTCGTGATTTCCATACAATGAGAAATTGGACTGCTTCCATTACCTTTTGGATTAGCAATTGTGTCACTTGGGGGTGTGTCCTTTTTCTTCGGATTTTTCTCTCTTGAGAGATCTCTCATTTATATCTCCAACTTTTGAATGGATGCGGTATGAGAACCCACAATCTTGGTCACGTTCCTCATTGAAGTGTCGATCTTTCTTGATTTTGCAATAATCGTTCAAGCATGCTTTCCAACTTGGAATCACTTGATGAAATGTCTTTCCAATGTGGAGAGTTGGAATTCCCCTTTGGTGGAACATAGGGGTTTGAACTCCAatttgaaaagttgttgttgttgttactccaattcccttgatttgaGCTACCATGGTCATTTTGCCACTGTTGGTTCCCTTCCCCTTGCGGATTAGGCCTCCATTGGTTTTGTTGTCCTGGACCTTGGTAGGGTTTCCTTTGATAACCTCCTTGAGAGTTGTTGACATAATTCACTTCCTAATAATCCTCATTTGATGTGGGTTGAACATCTTCTACCACATTCCCCTTTTTTGTTTGACTTTCACGGAACATCCTCATCATCACATTGATGTTGGTGGCAAGGCTGACAATTACTTgatctctttcttggttctccttAATCATGTCAGTCAAGGAAGGTACCATATGAAATTCAACCCGTAGTGTCCTCTGAATGCCAAGCTTGGTTATGTTTTGCCATTTTGTCAACGATTTGTGTGATCCTCGCAAATGTTTTATCCATAAAGGATCAATCGGCTGCATTTTTGGCTATAGATTGATTCATTGCATCCAAGCCCAGGTAAAATTTCTCCAACAAGATAGATTTCGGAAAACCATGATTCGGAGACCTCACCAAATATAACTTGAATTTCTCCCATGCCTCATGTAGATGTTCCCCCAGTACTTTCTTGTAAAAGAAAATTTATCCTGGAGCTTAGACTTCTTACTTTGCGGGAACCATTTAGCTAGAAAATCTCGGACGAGCTTAGGCCAAGAATGAAAGGAATTTGGTGGTAGATTTTGGATCCCATTCCTTGGGTCCCCAGCCTATGAGTACTTTAACTCCCTCAGTCTTAGGGAATCATCTAAGATGTTGTTCTTCTTGTGCATCGCACACACACCCAAGAAGTTCCTGAGATGTTGTGTCGAGTCATGTAGAATTCCTGAAAACCCCTTTGCTTTGAGCATTAGGATTAAACCATGTTCCACCATGAAAGTGGCAGCATCAACTCTCGGAGGTACAAtagcatttgtatcctcaatgtacTCATCTATGTCCACAAAAGGATTCTCTTTTCGTCATATTCGACTATATTTTCCTATCAACACCAAGCAAAGCAAGCAAAGTGTGATTGAATAAAAGAAGACGaaaagtaaagcacacactaattAGTAGTTTCAAAATCGTATTCTCTGGCAATGGTGCCAAAATTTAAtatgctcaaattacactttaattaaatagtgtaaggcggtcggtatcaaatataataacccaacaaggttggggtcgaatcccacggAGAATAGGTGTGAAAAGATTACTTGAGGAGTATGAATTTTGAATTAAGTCGTAATTCTATCCCTTTAGGCGATAAGAGAATTATACAATAATGATTTAACAAGATAACTAATTTTGTTGTAAGAATGTGATTAAGGAAACCAAAGTTGTGTCCCTATCAATGAAAtataatgctatcggtgttaatattaTATATTTCTAATAGAAAGTCCTTTTTGATATGCAAAAGGTTTCCAAATGACTACCTAATATTTTTCATTGGTTGGGtaatattttctctttatgaattttcaaatataaaagagtttcAATTTAAGAACAACCAATTTATGCCCAGTAGAACCCATTTATTCGTAagtgattctattaaacaagattTAAAGTCTTAAGCTCTTGATATTCATTTCTACCAAATcctaacccacttttccaagtaaagaaaggGTAGACTGGAATAAGTTAATATATGCAACCACCAACCATAAATAGAGCACAAGAaatgaataaatatcaaccaaccattatatatatattcaatgttaaacactcTTTAACATCACAcacatttagggtccacaaccttagtatttaaaactagcCACTAatgctaaaatacaaaaaaaaaaaaaaagcaataaataaagtcataaagctTAGAAAAGTGCAAGATTCTCTCTTCACAAGCTTCCAAATTAATAGAGTATTCAATGCTATCAATGTAGACCCTTTTTCAGACATGAATACTGTAATACCCCATAAATTTGAAtcagttgtggatgcattaaatgagtattaatgtgattgttatcaatttgttatgataataagtgtacgagtcatatcataagtgatttggggtccaaggaaagacctaagtctaagccaagttggaaaattacatgaaagactaaaattccaaatgagtacgcacaaggcTATACTTTAGACGAGTATATCTACATTTATATAAGGTATTATGTGATTCAAagcctatcaaatgaaatatctttgagtctagtttctaaaacgttaaaccgttcatcatttggacactcctactagaagttatgaccaaattaccaaaagcaacgcagaattttacactaccacgccgccccatgcggcgtgGCTGTGTAAATTAACAGAGCACCTCCAAATTTCATTTCTAAACACATTTTGCATTACCACGCTACCCCATATGTCTCCCCATGTGCCGCGGCTGTGCAAATCTTTGTTTTTTTAtcaacccgaccctattttgatataaaacCTTCGGGGGTTATTTTCCCCACTTCAAATGGAcgaattttagggttttcctacaccctctcaagacctccaacccctCGCATCTTCAATTTAAGCAATCCTcattatcttggtgtgaattCTATCATTcatacactagtattgatgaaatctacacataaaatacttagatcttcaagggatttcttcaagaactcaaaggagggttttgcaagatttctttcAAAAAAGTAATCTTACAcctttagacttacatgtatggatttattaaaggaatatgagtatgaataagtATTGAAACTCTTGGTATGGTGATTGAAAATCGTAAGTTCCTAATTTGACTACACAACTATTATAGAGATTGAAAGATGTTAATTTAATGGAactttgttggttgggtgtggatagATGGTCATATATGTGATTTTGGAACTTATAAATTGGTTAatcatgatggtgggataaattattgaTAAATGGTGGTAGTTAGATGAAATAATTATATGGTGATgagatgtagagatttatgcctacaaggtgtttgataatatgcctaaatggcttacGTTAtgaaatttgttactaatattgggttccattggatgttgctattgtatattgaaggttcttagtattgtggatcattcTAATACCACTAAGGGGAGAAattgaggtatgtgaggctaactctctatgtttgggaatgttaatgagtCTCCCTACACTACATTTCTTTTATGACattactaattgcctcagaaatatagttaagcctagctccttgaatagttgtagaacttctattatCTAGATTCATAACTCGctcatgactttcattctaaaCATTGTGAGCTtagtgcgtattcaatatagacttgggtttgatgccccccgagtcttagtatagattgCTCAGTATGCCATATACAGTTGAAATTTTAgtattcataatcagttcaagaatagaTATCTCAGTCTAGTTccattcagtattccagtataaTGTAACCCAGTATGACCCAGttttccagtatcatgtaactaaATGTGAGTtagtatttcactatcatgtattacagtatgattctcaatttctaattttaaattcctgaatgttgaacacttgtatttgggactgaggccgtagtttatatgatttatgcatacttgggcctgaggccgtagtttatgctttatgcatgtttgggcctatggacgtagtttatgctttatgcatttttgggcctgccgtagttatgtatatgtgtacttgggcctgaggccgtaacttgtacacatatatattgggctCAAGACCATAGCTTATTCAGataaataggttgttcatcattcagaagagggagtattcatatccttgcttcctttgttcagttcaattattaaTTATCATTTCAGctattagttatcatttcagttaccagttatcagttcagttatcagtcatcaattatcattttagtttcagtttcaatagttatcatttcagttatcaattatcaattctcagttatcaactcagttttagtttcaacatttataattctttctttcagttgttttacatactagtacaattcaaatgtactgacgtcccttttacccaGGGCCAACATCTCATAATGCAGGTAaggatttacaggttgatgattcaaaGCATTGGGACTCTCGtatcagctgcttggtgatccccagttctttcagggattatcattactttacagtcATTCGGTATTTACAGATAGACAGTGTGTTCAGTACTTCAATAgtggcttcatagactagagtaacagctAGACAGAGTCGCAGGCTTTTCATATTAAGCCATGTGGACTACAAATAtatttcagaattgtattagtatttccgcactttgatttcTATCAATGAGACTtttagtata of the Nicotiana tabacum cultivar K326 chromosome 7, ASM71507v2, whole genome shotgun sequence genome contains:
- the LOC142162261 gene encoding uncharacterized protein LOC142162261, which translates into the protein MCDASGVVIGEVLGQRHNTILHPVIYPSKTLNGAQMNYTVTEQEHLDTVIWWCIPEDEVMPILKACNDSPVGDHHGGNRTAAKVAILSDGGSHFYNNAFTGLLERYGIKHKVATSYHPQSTGQVEVSNREIKNILAKTVNANKTDWSRKLYDALWAYRTLFKTHIGTSPYWLVFGKMCHLLVELEHKALWSLKKLNLDWANAANPRMTQLNEMEEFRHHAYESASMYKERIKFVHEKKILKLEFNFGDLVLLFNSRLKLFPGKLKSKWSGPFKVVSVSPYNAIELESEDGTQTFKVNGQ